A stretch of the Capsicum annuum cultivar UCD-10X-F1 chromosome 8, UCD10Xv1.1, whole genome shotgun sequence genome encodes the following:
- the LOC107879831 gene encoding uncharacterized protein LOC107879831 has product MAESGWQRSSTSAFRWIRVSFSLPTSFMRWPRLFTSYFTPNWSHRSDDNGVVSSSSSFLWESISYAFSPRQWSWPDLDVPINIVDSIVWSVISAVESVALVSMLCFFFLFCGCTF; this is encoded by the coding sequence ATGGCGGAGTCAGGGTGGCAGCGTTCATCCACGTCAGCTTTCAGGTGGATCCGAGTGAGTTTCTCACTTCCGACGTCGTTTATGCGGTGGCCAAGGCTGTTCACTTCGTATTTCACGCCGAATTGGAGTCATAGAAGCGATGACAACGGCGTCGTTTCGTCGTCGTCGTCGTTTCTATGGGAGAGTATTAGCTATGCTTTCTCACCTCGACAGTGGTCATGGCCGGACCTTGACGTGCCTATCAACATCGTTGATTCTATTGTTTGGTCTGTTATCTCTGCCGTTGAATCTGTAGCTCTTGTTTCCATGCTCtgtttcttcttccttttctgtGGATGTACTTTCTAA
- the LOC107839723 gene encoding photosystem I chlorophyll a/b-binding protein 5, chloroplastic: protein MDVAVGRGFQVVAFSGSSFHGKSIRKASAAVSGINWTARTGHSPRPCTTVVQAQQRPTWLPGLDPPPHLDGTLAGDFGFDPLGLGEDPESLRWYVQAELVHARFAMAGVAGILLTDLLRVTGIRDLPVWYEAGATKFNFASTTTLLIIQLLLMGFVETKRFMDFLNPGSQAKPGSFFGLEAALEGLEPGYPGGPLLNPLGIAKDIKNAKDWKQKEIKNGRLAMVAMLGIFVQASVTHVGPIDNLIEHLSNPWHKTILQAIAASSS from the exons ATGGACGTTGCAGTTGGAAGAGGTTTCCAAGTTGTGGCATTCTCAGGTTCATCTTTCCATGGAAAGAGTATACGTAAAGCTTCTGCAGCTGTGAGCGGCATTAATTGGACTGCTAGAACGGGACATTCTCCAAGGCCATGCACAACTGTGGTTCAAGCTCAACAAAGGCCAACATGGCTTCCTGGGCTTGACCCTCCACCTCATCTTGATGGAAC TCTTGCTGgagattttggttttgatccactAGGACTTGGAGAGGATCCCGAAAGTTTGAGATGGTATGTCCAAGCAGAACTTGTTCATGCCCGCTTTGCCATGGCTGGGGTTGCTGGAATTCTTTTAACAGAT TTGCTTCGTGTGACTGGAATAAGGGACTTGCCAGTGTGGTATGAAGCAGGAGctacaaaatttaattttgccAGCACAACAACACTGCTCATTATTCAACTATTATTGATGGG GTTTGTTGAGACAAAAagatttatggattttcttaatCCTGGCTCTCAAGCAAAACCTGGATCCTTTTTTGGACTAGAAGCCGCACTGGAAGGCCTTGAACCAGg GTACCCCGGTGGTCCTTTATTGAATCCTCTTGGAATTGCGAAAGATATCAAGAATGCTAAAGACTGGAAACAGAAAGAGATTAAAAACG GCCGGCTAGCTATGGTGGCTATGCTTGGTATCTTCGTCCAGGCTTCTGTTACTCATGTTGGTCCTATTGACAATCTGATCGAGCATCTCTCCAATCCATGGCACAAAACCATTCTTCAAGCCATTGCTGCATCGAGTTCTTAA